A stretch of the Aegilops tauschii subsp. strangulata cultivar AL8/78 chromosome 4, Aet v6.0, whole genome shotgun sequence genome encodes the following:
- the LOC109772802 gene encoding BTB/POZ and MATH domain-containing protein 2-like, which produces MGNILTSAINKPIPETSSRCLTECVTAAHNFEVIKYSLLEGTGIGKFVSSSKFNVSGYDWNIRIYPDGAMKEDKAAYMSVYLCFCGGATRDAKVKYTFSLLEKDGKVSNLTDGAYTFSSASTGRGWTNFIDKSKLKELLSRNDDCLTIRCVLTVIKDHHTEQVGTVPVQVPQSDLHTHFANMLKDGEGADVTFSVGDQLFSAHRYVLAARSSVFKAELFGEMKETTTEHVKIDDMEPAILDALLYFMYTDSLPSDFDVDQNVALQHLLVAADRYGLDRLKAICEEKLCQKFDVQTVATTLALAEQHHSLQLKRACLGYLSLQDVLRAVKKTDGFKHLTTSCPSIMMEILDKVAPSSQV; this is translated from the coding sequence ATGGGTAACATTTTAACTTCTGCAATTAACAAGCCCATACCAGAGACCTCCTCGAGATGCTTGACCGAGTGTGTCACCGCCGCCCACAACTTTGAGGTGATTAAGTACTCTCTGCTCGAGGGTACGGGTATCGGCAAGTTCGTTAGCTCCAGCAAGTTCAACGTCAGCGGCTACGACTGGAACATCAGGATCTATCCTGATGGGGCCATGAAGGAAGACAAAGCTGCCTACATGTCGGTCTACTTGTGTTTCTGCGGTGGAGCAACAAGGGATGCCAAGGTGAAGTACACTTTTAGTTTGTTAGAGAAAGATGGAAAAGTCAGTAATTTAACGGACGGCGCATATACCTTTTCATCGGCAAGTACCGGTCGGGGCTGGACCAACTTTATCGACAAGTCCAAGCTCAAGGAACTGCTGTCCCGCAATGACGACTGCCTCACAATCAGGTGTGTTTTGACTGTCATAAAAGACCATCACACGGAACAAGTTGGCACAGTCCCGGTCCAGGTCCCGCAGTCAGACCTGCACACGCACTTTGCAAATATGTTGAAGGACGGCGAAGGCGCGGACGTGACATTCAGTGTCGGCGACCAACTCTTCAGTGCACATAGATACGTGTTAGCCGCACGATCCTCGGTCTTCAAAGCCGAGCTCTTTGGTGAAATGAAGGAGACCACCACAGAACACGTCAAGATCGATGACATGGAGCCTGCCATCCTCGATGCACTTCTTTACTTCATGTACACAGATTCTCTGCCAAGCGATTTCGATGTTGATCAAAATGTGGCATTGCAGCACTTGTTGGTCGCTGCAGATCGGTATGGACTGGACAGGCTAAAGGCTATTTGTGAAGAGAAGCTATGCCAGAAATTTGATGTGCAAACAGTTGCAACCACACTTGCTTTAGCAGAGCAGCACCACTCGTTGCAGCTTAAAAGAGCTTGCCTTGGGTACCTGTCTTTGCAGGACGTGCTTCGAGCTGTCAAGAAGACGGATGGATTCAAGCACCTCACAACCAGCTGTCCATCGATTATGATGGAGATATTAGACAAGGTCGCCCCATCGTCACAAGTATGA
- the LOC109772775 gene encoding pentatricopeptide repeat-containing protein At3g53170, with product MHSPARCPAATATASPPLRAPFVAMAQRGRRPPSSAPPEAEQPDEALARILRTEAAVSGVPRKAAAGSSQHSTRLWPRAVLEALDSAVASSRWESALEIFELLRKQRWYEPRTQTYARLLMMLGRCRQPGPATALFKVMLSEERLAPTVDVYTALVGAYGYSGLLDEALATVDLMKGADADCKPDEYTFSVLINCCCKSRRFDLIPTVLDEMSYLGVGCNVVIHNGIIDGYGKAGMLEEMEDALSNMLQDGDNVPDIYTMNSIIWAYGNRGRVDDMERWYGEFQLMGVEPDTWTFNIMMKSYGKANMPDKMLSILKYMKRRFFSPSAATFNIIIDCFGRAGNIEKMEYYFRLMKIQGVKPNPITYCSLVNGYSKAGLLDMIPAIIRQTENTDVVLDTPFFNCVISAYFKSGDTKIMEEMLVLMNEKKCKPDKVIYTTMIQAYIAHGMDEAAKLLETEMERFDKKLLGPVPEVDYK from the exons ATGCACTCGCCGGCGcgctgccccgccgccaccgccaccgcgtCCCCGCCTCTGCGCGCGCCGTTCGTCGCCATGGCCCAGCGCGGCCGCAGGCCGCCCTCGTCCGCGCCCCCCGAGGCCGAGCAGCCGGACGAGGCGCTCGCACGCATCCTCCGCACGGAGGCCGCCGTCTCCGGCGTCCCCCGCAAGGCCGCGGCGGGCTCCAGCCAGCACTCCACCCGCCTCTGGCCCCGCGCCGTCCTCGAGGCCCTCGACTCCGCCGTCGCCTCCTCCCGCTGGGAGTCCGCCCTCGAG ATCTTCGAGCTGCTGCGGAAGCAGCGGTGGTACGAGCCGAGGACGCAGACCTACGCCAGGCTGCTGATGATGCTCGGCAGGTGCCGGCAGCCCGGCCCGGCCACCGCCCTATTCAAGGTGATGCTCTCGGAGGAGCGGCTCGCGCCGACGGTGGACGTGTACACGGCGCTCGTTGGCGCCTACGGCTACAGCGGCCTGCTGGACGAGGCATTGGCCACGGTCGATCTGATGAAAGGCGCTGACGCAGACTGCAAGCCGGACGAGTACACCTTCTCCGTCCTCATCAACTGCTGCTGTAAGTCGCGCCGCTTCGACCTGATCCCCACCGTCCTCGACGAGATGTCATATCTGGGGGTTGGATGCAACGTTGTCATCCACAATGGGATAATTGATGGGTACGGCAAGGCCGGCATGCTAGAGGAGATGGAGGATGCGCTGTCCAACATGCTTCAAGACGGGGACAATGTGCCGGACATATACACGATGAACTCCATCATATGGGCCTACGGCAACCGTGGCAGGGTGGATGACATGGAGAGGTGGTACGGTGAGTTTCAGTTGATGGGCGTTGAGCCAGATACGTGGACGTTCAATATCATGATGAAGTCTTACGGCAAGGCTAACATGCCTGACAAAATGCTGTCCATCCTGAAATACATGAAGCGGCGTTTCTTCTCACCCTCTGCTGCTACGTTCAACATAATCATAGATTGTTTTGGAAGGGCTGGCAACATTGAGAAGATGGAGTACTATTTCAGGCTGATGAAAATTCAGGGTGTCAAACCCAACCCCATTACATACTGCTCGCTGGTTAATGGATACAGTAAAGCTGGGCTCCTTGATATGATTCCTGCAATTATTCGACAGACGGAGAACACCGATGTCGTCTTAGATACTCCATTTTTCAACTGTGTTATCAGTGCATACTTCAAGTCTGGAGATACCAAAATAATGGAGGAAATGCTAGTGCTAATGAATGAAAAGAAATGTAAGCCAGACAAGGTAATTTATACCACCATGATTCAGGCATATATTGCGCATGGGATGGATGAAGCCGCTAAGTTGTTAGAAACAGAAATGGAAAGATTTGACAAGAAATTACTG GGACCAGTTCCTGAGGTTGATTACAAGTAA